The sequence below is a genomic window from Methanorbis rubei.
CTCATACATATACATGAAATTCTCGCGGGAGATCGAACTCAGGGGTCACATCGTTGACTCTGGCATTCTTGCCAAAGTAATGGACTGCGTTGTCGAGTACAACGGAGACTTTGAAACCGAGGAGTTCAGTCTCGGACGGCAGAAAACCGACCCGAGTTACGCCCGCATGCAGATCTCCGCCAAAACTCCCGAAGAGCTCACCCAGATAATCAGCGAACTCCGCAGGCTAGGTGTTCTCGTCTCCGGAGAAGAAGAGGTCACCCTCCAGAACGTTATCAAAGCAAAAGTAGCTCCCGAAGGCTTTTACTCAACCACCAACCACCCGACCTACATCCACCACGAAGGCGAGTGGATCGCGGTTGCCAACATGAAAATGGATGCCCTCATCTCTGTTGACACCAAAATGAAAACCGCGTCCTGCGTCGTGCAGGGTAAACTCCTTCCTGGAGACAATGTCGTCGTCGGCGAAGAAGGCGTCCGCGTTGACTTCCCCGAGCGTCCCCGTGAGATCGGTGTCTTTGAGTTCATGGGCGGCGAGGTCTCGTCTGAACGACCCAGCAAAACCATGATCCGCCAGATAGCAAAAGAGCTTCTGCAGATCAAACAGTCAGGCAAAAAGGTCGCACTCGTCGGAGGGCCTGCGATCATCCACACCGGAGCGTCTGAGGCAGTATCTGCCATGATCCGCGAGGGATACATCGACGTTCTCTTCGCAGGCAACGCCATTGCTGCGCATGATCTTGAGTACAGCATCTTTGGAACCTCGCTCGGCATGGACCTTCGCACCGGCGAGCTTGTCAGCGGTGGCCACCGTCACCATCTGTATGCCATCAACAAAATCATGGATGCAGGCTCCATCTATGCGGCGGTCAAAACCGGCATCGTGACGTCGGGCATCATGTATGAATGTATCAAAAATAATGTTCCGTTCGTGCTTGCCGGCTCCATCCGCGACGACGGTCCGCTGCCCGATGTCATCCAGAATGTGATCGATGCACAGGATGCCATGCGAAAACACATCCC
It includes:
- a CDS encoding TIGR00300 family protein, whose translation is MKFSREIELRGHIVDSGILAKVMDCVVEYNGDFETEEFSLGRQKTDPSYARMQISAKTPEELTQIISELRRLGVLVSGEEEVTLQNVIKAKVAPEGFYSTTNHPTYIHHEGEWIAVANMKMDALISVDTKMKTASCVVQGKLLPGDNVVVGEEGVRVDFPERPREIGVFEFMGGEVSSERPSKTMIRQIAKELLQIKQSGKKVALVGGPAIIHTGASEAVSAMIREGYIDVLFAGNAIAAHDLEYSIFGTSLGMDLRTGELVSGGHRHHLYAINKIMDAGSIYAAVKTGIVTSGIMYECIKNNVPFVLAGSIRDDGPLPDVIQNVIDAQDAMRKHIPELGMVLMVATLLHSIAVGNLLPSHVKTICVDINPASVTKLMDRGTSQAIGMVSDAGTFMPLLLEELRVLSSS